One genomic segment of Arachis duranensis cultivar V14167 chromosome 4, aradu.V14167.gnm2.J7QH, whole genome shotgun sequence includes these proteins:
- the LOC107484921 gene encoding trihelix transcription factor GT-3b, with protein sequence MESHHLHHHHHQQQYPPPQRHNISAATTTSAGTNNNVVVVDVTGDSRFPQWSIQETKEFLMIRAELDQTFMETKRNKQLWEVISNTMKEKGYHRSAEQCKCKWKNLVTRYKGCETMEAEAMRQQFPFYNELQAIFTDRMQRMLWAETEGGGGGGGSSNNKKKAATAQLSSDDEEEEESELGDPQQKNVKRKKRLKKVKRVEDSGGASNLKHLKGILEEFMRQQMEMEAQWMSVFEARENDRRLKELEWRQTMEALENQRMMMEQRWRESEEQWRIREEARAHKRDALITALLNKLSRQQDQ encoded by the exons ATGGAAAGTCATCatctccatcatcatcatcatcaacaacaatacCCACCGCCACAACGTCATAATATTAGTGCAGCAACAACAACGAGTGCAGGAACTAATAACAACGTTGTGGTTGTTGATGTGACAGGAGATAGTAGGTTCCCTCAATGGAGCATCCAAGAAACAAAGGAGTTCCTAATGATCCGTGCAGAGCTGGATCAGACTTTCATGGAGACAAAGAGGAACAAGCAGCTCTGGGAAGTCATCTCCAACACCATGAAAGAAAAGGGTTACCATCGAAGCGCTGAGCAGTGCAAGTGCAAGTGGAAAAACCTTGTTACCCGTTATAAG GGATGTGAAACGATGGAGGCAGAAGCAATGAGGCAGCAATTCCCATTCTACAACGAGCTTCAAGCTATCTTCACCGATAGAATGCAGAGGATGCTTTGGGCCGAAACAGAAGGCGGAGGCGGAGGAGGAGGTTCTTCTAATAACAAGAAGAAAGCTGCGACAGCGCAGCTGTCTTCGGACgacgaagaagaggaagagagcGAATTAGGAGATCCTCAACAaaagaatgtaaagagaaagaaaagattaAAGAAGGTTAAGAGGGTGGAAGATAGTGGTGGTGCGAGTAATTTGAAGCATCTGAAGGGGATTCTGGAGGAGTTTATGAGGCAACAGATGGAGATGGAGGCGCAATGGATGTCGGTGTTTGAGGCGAGGGAGAATGATCGGAGGTTGAAGGAGTTGGAATGGAGGCAGACAATGGAGGCTTTGGAGAATCAGAGGATGATGATGGAGCAGAGATGGAGGGAGAGTGAagaacaatggaggattagggAAGAAGCTAGGGCTCATAAGAGAGATGCTCTTATCACTGCACTTCTCAACAAGCTTTCAAGACAACAAGATCAATAA